The Vanessa atalanta chromosome 2, ilVanAtal1.2, whole genome shotgun sequence genome has a segment encoding these proteins:
- the LOC125072066 gene encoding cyclin-C, translated as MAGNFWQSSHHQQWILDKQDLVRDRQLDLAKLSEEEYQKIFNFFASIIQVLGEQLKLRQQVIATATVYFKRFYARNSLKCIDPLLLAPTCVFLASKVEEFGVISNSRLITTCQTVIKNKFSYAYGQQEFPYRTNHILECEFYLLENLDCCLIVYQPYRPLLLFVQDIGQDDQLLTYAWRIVNDSLRTDVSLLYPPYQIAIGALHIACVMLGKENLKPWFAELNVDMDKIQEIVRSIINLYEMWKSYDEKKEIQSLLGKMPKPCPAPQR; from the exons ATGGCTGGTAATTTTTGGCAAAGTTCACATCATCAACAATGGATACTGGATAAACAAGACCTAGTTCGAGATCGTCAACTCGATTTAGCAAAGTTGTCGGAGGaagaatatcaaaaaatatttaacttcttTGCGAGCATTATACAAGTACTGGGCGAGCAATTGAAATTACGACAGCAAGTAATTGCTACTGCGACTGTGTATTTCAAGCGCTTCTATGCAAGGAACTCGTTAAAATGCATAGATCCATTACTTTTAGCTCCGACGTGTGTTTTTCTTGCATCTAAAGTCGAGGAATTTGGTGTTATATCAAATTCACGACTTATTACGACATGTCAAACTGTAATTAAGAACAAATTTAGCTATGCATATGGACAGCAGGAATTTCCATACAGAACTAATCATATACTAGAATGTGAATTCTATTTACTGGAGAATTTAGATTGTTGCCTTATTGTTTATCAACCATATAGACCTCTTTTACTCTTTGTACAAGATATAGGACAAGATGACCAACTCCTTACTTATGCCTGGAGAATTGTTAATGATTCTCTGAGAACTGACGTTAGCTTATTGTACCCTCCATATCAG attgCAATTGGGGCTCTACACATAGCATGTGTTATGCTCGGAAAGGAGAATTTAAAACCCTGGTTTGCTGAATTGAATGTTGATATGGATAAA ATACAAGAAATAGTCagatcaataattaatttatatgaaatgtgGAAGAGCTATGATGAGAAAAAGGAAATTCAAAGTCTTCTAGGAAAAATGCCAAAGCCTTGTCCAGCTCCCCAAagataa